In Rhodococcus rhodochrous, a single genomic region encodes these proteins:
- a CDS encoding metal-dependent hydrolase has product MVMGPTHAVSGALVGLVVADLLPPDWGAPASTAETFAFAAVCSGAALLPDLDTAQSTVARSFGPVSQTFAKGIDAVSLGYYSLTKGSRDRKRRGGHRTMTHTALFAALLGAGVSALVASFGREGIIGVLFVTLGLALRGLFGSWAKKRGWVVVTLSAAVLSILSWTWFPQEVASTGLGVAVALGCATHCLGDAITKEGIPFLAPFVPWRGSRWWEIKLPSALSIRAGGPFELGILGPALTVAAVAMAVWSVDGAPEHILGTLEASGLSFWSEGTAHR; this is encoded by the coding sequence ATGGTGATGGGTCCTACCCATGCAGTATCCGGGGCGCTGGTGGGGCTCGTCGTCGCAGATCTGCTTCCTCCCGACTGGGGTGCGCCCGCGTCCACCGCGGAGACCTTCGCCTTCGCGGCGGTGTGTTCGGGGGCGGCCCTGCTTCCGGATCTCGACACGGCACAGTCGACGGTCGCGAGGTCGTTCGGGCCCGTGAGCCAGACCTTCGCCAAGGGCATCGACGCGGTCTCGCTCGGCTACTACTCGCTCACCAAGGGCAGTCGCGACCGGAAGCGGCGCGGCGGGCACCGCACCATGACGCACACCGCGCTGTTCGCGGCGCTGCTCGGCGCCGGAGTCTCGGCGCTCGTCGCGAGCTTCGGCAGGGAAGGGATCATCGGGGTCCTGTTCGTCACTCTCGGTCTCGCGCTGCGTGGGCTGTTCGGGTCGTGGGCGAAGAAGCGCGGGTGGGTGGTCGTCACCCTGAGCGCGGCAGTGCTGTCGATCCTGTCGTGGACGTGGTTCCCGCAGGAGGTCGCGTCGACGGGTCTGGGGGTCGCGGTGGCCCTCGGATGCGCGACGCACTGTCTCGGCGACGCCATCACCAAGGAGGGCATCCCCTTCCTCGCGCCGTTCGTGCCCTGGCGCGGGTCGCGCTGGTGGGAGATCAAGCTGCCGTCGGCGTTGTCCATCCGTGCGGGTGGCCCGTTCGAGCTCGGCATCCTCGGTCCGGCTCTCACCGTTGCGGCGGTCGCGATGGCCGTCTGGTCGGTCGACGGCGCGCCCGAACACATCCTCGGCACGTTGGAGGCGTCGGGCCTGTCGTTCTGGAGCGAGGGCACCGCACACCGGTAG
- a CDS encoding FAD-dependent oxidoreductase, with protein MTHYDVLVIGSGFGGSVAALRATEKGYKVGVLEAGRRFEDDELPKTSWRLRKYLWAPQLGCYGVQRMHLLPNVLVMAGAGVGGGSLNYANTLYKPPTPFFRDPQWGHITDWEAELTPYYDQAARMLGVRPNPSTTPADEVMRQVADEMGVGDTYTTTPVGVFFDEPGRTVPDPFFGGAGPDRTGCTECGSCMTGCRVGAKNTLVKNYLYLAEKAGAQIHALTTVTRVVPRAGGGYEVHTRSTNGIRKRRKVFTADQVVIAAGTYGTARLLLASRETGDLPNLSPALGTVVRTNSEAVLAATAQDRVVDYTKGVAITSSFHPDDHTHIEPVRYGKGSNLIGLLQALLVDGGTRMPRLLKFFGVAAKNPAAFLRSLSVRNWSERTVIALVMQTDDNSLELATRRTPIGRGLTSKQGPGTPPPEWIPVGHEAVRRVADKIDGDAGGSIADLFNIPMTAHFLGGCAIGDSPRTGTVDPYLRVYGHEGLHVVDGSAVSANLGVNPSLTITAQAERALALWPNKGEKDNRPPLGSAYEPVQPVQPVRPVVPVEAPAALRLPITPVRKESARALDSA; from the coding sequence ATGACCCACTACGACGTCCTCGTCATCGGCTCAGGGTTCGGCGGTAGCGTCGCTGCACTGCGCGCCACCGAGAAGGGATACAAGGTAGGTGTTCTCGAGGCCGGACGACGCTTCGAGGACGACGAGCTGCCCAAGACGAGCTGGCGGCTGCGCAAGTACCTGTGGGCACCGCAGCTGGGGTGTTACGGGGTGCAGCGCATGCACCTGCTGCCCAACGTGCTCGTCATGGCCGGAGCAGGTGTGGGTGGCGGGTCGCTGAACTACGCCAACACCCTGTACAAGCCGCCGACGCCCTTCTTCCGCGACCCGCAGTGGGGTCACATCACCGACTGGGAAGCGGAACTGACGCCGTACTACGACCAGGCGGCACGGATGCTCGGCGTCCGCCCCAATCCCAGCACCACGCCCGCGGACGAGGTGATGCGTCAGGTCGCCGACGAGATGGGTGTGGGCGACACCTACACGACCACCCCGGTCGGTGTGTTCTTCGACGAGCCCGGCAGGACGGTGCCCGACCCGTTCTTCGGTGGAGCCGGCCCCGACCGCACCGGCTGCACCGAGTGCGGCAGCTGTATGACGGGTTGCCGTGTGGGAGCGAAGAACACGCTCGTCAAGAACTACCTCTACCTCGCCGAGAAGGCGGGCGCGCAGATCCACGCCCTCACGACGGTGACCCGTGTGGTGCCCCGGGCCGGTGGTGGATACGAGGTCCACACCCGCAGCACGAACGGCATCAGGAAGCGCCGCAAGGTCTTCACTGCCGACCAGGTGGTGATCGCGGCCGGCACCTACGGCACGGCGCGCCTGCTGCTCGCGAGCCGGGAGACCGGTGACCTGCCGAACCTGTCGCCGGCCCTCGGCACCGTGGTGCGCACCAACTCCGAGGCGGTGCTCGCCGCGACCGCACAGGACCGTGTCGTCGACTACACGAAGGGCGTGGCCATCACGTCGTCCTTCCACCCCGACGACCACACCCACATCGAACCGGTGCGGTACGGCAAGGGCAGCAACCTGATCGGTCTGCTCCAGGCGCTGCTCGTCGACGGTGGCACGCGGATGCCGCGACTGCTGAAGTTCTTCGGTGTCGCCGCGAAGAATCCCGCCGCCTTCCTCCGTTCGCTGTCTGTGCGGAACTGGTCCGAGCGCACGGTCATCGCTCTCGTGATGCAGACCGACGACAACTCGCTCGAGCTCGCGACGCGGCGCACGCCGATCGGCCGGGGCCTGACCAGCAAGCAGGGTCCGGGCACCCCGCCGCCCGAGTGGATCCCGGTGGGCCACGAAGCGGTTCGCCGCGTCGCCGACAAGATCGACGGTGACGCCGGCGGGTCGATCGCCGACCTGTTCAACATCCCGATGACCGCGCACTTCCTCGGCGGGTGCGCGATCGGTGACTCGCCGCGTACCGGCACCGTCGACCCGTACCTGCGTGTCTACGGGCACGAGGGTCTGCACGTCGTCGACGGTTCCGCGGTGAGCGCCAACCTCGGCGTGAACCCGTCCCTCACGATCACCGCGCAGGCCGAACGTGCGCTGGCGCTGTGGCCGAACAAGGGGGAGAAGGACAACCGGCCTCCGCTCGGGTCGGCCTACGAACCCGTGCAGCCGGTGCAGCCCGTGCGACCGGTCGTGCCCGTCGAGGCCCCTGCGGCGCTGCGGCTCCCCATCACCCCCGTTCGGAAGGAGAGCGCCCGTGCTCTGGACAGTGCCTGA
- a CDS encoding aspartate kinase encodes MALVVQKYGGSSVSTAERIRRVAERIVETKKAGNDVVVVVSAMGDTTDELLDLAQQVCPAPPAREMDMLLTSGERISNSLVAMAIHSLGAEARSFTGSQAGVITTGSHGKAKIIDVTPGRVRAALDEGSIVLVAGFQGVSQDSKDITTLGRGGSDTTAVALAAALNADVCEIYTDVDGVFSADPRIVKDAQRLEKVSFEEMLELAACGAKVLMLRCVEYARRYNVPVHVRSSYTTKPGTIVSGSMEDIPVEEALITGVAHDRSEAKITVVGIPDTPGYAAKVFRAVADAEINIDMVLQNISKVETGKTDITFTCPKSDGPRAVELLTKQQGDIGFTQVLFDDHIGKVSLVGAGMKSHPGVTAKFCEALADAGINIDLISTSEIRISVLVDDNELDDAVRALHAAFELGGDEEAVVHAGTGR; translated from the coding sequence GTGGCACTCGTCGTCCAGAAGTACGGAGGATCCTCGGTCTCGACGGCCGAGCGGATCCGGCGCGTCGCTGAAAGGATCGTCGAGACCAAGAAGGCGGGCAACGACGTCGTGGTCGTCGTCTCGGCCATGGGAGACACGACCGACGAACTCCTCGATCTCGCGCAGCAGGTGTGCCCGGCCCCGCCGGCCCGCGAGATGGACATGCTTCTCACCTCCGGTGAGCGCATCTCCAACTCCCTCGTCGCGATGGCAATCCACTCGCTCGGCGCGGAGGCCCGGTCGTTCACCGGTTCCCAGGCCGGAGTGATCACCACGGGCAGCCACGGCAAGGCGAAGATCATCGACGTCACCCCCGGCCGCGTGCGCGCCGCCCTCGACGAGGGCAGCATCGTGCTGGTCGCAGGCTTCCAGGGCGTGAGCCAGGACAGCAAGGACATCACGACTCTCGGTCGTGGCGGTTCGGACACGACCGCCGTCGCACTCGCCGCCGCGCTGAACGCGGACGTCTGCGAGATCTATACCGACGTCGACGGCGTGTTCTCCGCGGACCCGCGCATCGTCAAGGACGCGCAGCGCCTCGAGAAGGTCTCCTTCGAGGAGATGCTCGAGCTCGCCGCGTGCGGCGCGAAGGTTCTCATGCTGCGGTGCGTGGAGTACGCCCGCCGCTACAACGTGCCCGTGCACGTTCGTTCGTCGTACACCACCAAGCCCGGCACCATCGTGTCCGGATCGATGGAGGACATCCCTGTGGAAGAGGCCCTGATCACCGGCGTTGCGCACGATCGCAGCGAAGCGAAGATCACCGTCGTCGGTATCCCCGACACCCCCGGTTACGCCGCCAAGGTGTTCCGCGCCGTCGCCGACGCCGAGATCAACATCGACATGGTGCTGCAGAACATCTCGAAGGTCGAGACCGGCAAGACCGACATCACCTTCACCTGCCCGAAGAGCGACGGCCCGCGCGCGGTCGAGCTCCTCACCAAGCAGCAGGGCGATATCGGCTTCACCCAGGTCCTCTTCGACGACCACATCGGCAAGGTCTCCCTCGTCGGTGCCGGCATGAAGAGCCACCCCGGCGTCACGGCCAAGTTCTGCGAGGCCCTCGCCGACGCCGGCATCAACATCGACCTGATCTCGACGTCGGAGATCCGCATCTCCGTGCTCGTGGATGACAACGAACTCGACGACGCCGTGCGCGCTCTGCACGCGGCGTTCGAGCTCGGCGGCGACGAAGAGGCCGTCGTGCACGCAGGAACGGGGCGGTAA
- a CDS encoding TetR/AcrR family transcriptional regulator: MIQDTAPNGGRTQAQRTAATRAKLLDAAVDSLVEHGYSGTSTQGIAKRAGVSRGAQLHHFPTKENLVVAAVEHLVDKRLQEILEKRPDPEHGFEALMDAFSGPLFAAALELWVAARTDPSLHEAMIPLERKVSDALRTGCLEIMGDRVSPDHIDLSIEIARGFAVSALMRTPESDREFRERLLPVWKALVMK; this comes from the coding sequence GTGATCCAGGACACTGCGCCGAACGGTGGTCGTACCCAGGCGCAACGCACAGCCGCGACGCGAGCCAAGCTGCTCGACGCCGCGGTCGACTCGCTCGTCGAGCACGGCTATTCGGGCACCAGCACGCAGGGCATCGCCAAACGCGCCGGAGTCTCGCGAGGCGCCCAGCTCCACCACTTCCCGACGAAGGAGAACCTCGTCGTTGCGGCGGTCGAGCACCTCGTCGACAAACGGCTGCAGGAGATCCTCGAGAAACGGCCCGACCCGGAGCACGGCTTCGAGGCGCTCATGGACGCCTTCTCCGGCCCGCTCTTCGCCGCAGCACTCGAACTGTGGGTCGCGGCGCGGACCGATCCGTCCCTGCACGAGGCCATGATCCCGCTCGAACGCAAGGTCTCGGACGCGCTCCGCACGGGTTGCCTGGAGATCATGGGCGACAGGGTCTCGCCCGACCACATCGACCTCAGCATCGAAATCGCCCGGGGCTTCGCCGTCTCGGCCCTGATGCGTACCCCCGAATCCGATCGAGAATTCCGGGAGCGCCTGCTCCCGGTCTGGAAGGCGCTGGTGATGAAATGA
- a CDS encoding aspartate-semialdehyde dehydrogenase, with the protein MTTIAVVGATGQVGIVMRTLLEERNFPADTVRFFASARSAGKKLPFRGEEIVVEDVAATSDEDLKGIDIALFSAGGTLSKEQAPRFAAAGAIVVDNSSAWRKDPEVPLVVSEVNPEQVKNPPKGIIANPNCTTMAAMPVLKALHDEAGLQRLIVSSYQAVSGSGLAGVEELVGQVRAVADEADKLVHAGDAVDFPAPNKYVAPIAFNVVPLAGSIVEDGSGETDEDQKLRNESRKILGLPDLLVSGTCVRVPVVTGHSLSINAEFERPLSVERAQELLANAPGVRLVDVPTPLAAAGDDVSLVGRIRQDPGAPEGRGLALFVSGDNLRKGAALNTIQIAELLV; encoded by the coding sequence GTGACCACCATTGCAGTTGTAGGCGCCACGGGGCAGGTCGGGATCGTCATGCGCACCCTCCTCGAGGAGCGCAACTTCCCGGCCGACACCGTCCGGTTCTTCGCGTCGGCCCGCTCGGCCGGCAAGAAGCTGCCGTTCCGCGGTGAGGAGATCGTGGTCGAGGACGTCGCGGCGACCTCCGACGAGGATCTGAAGGGCATCGACATCGCGCTGTTCTCGGCCGGTGGCACCCTCTCCAAGGAACAGGCTCCGCGCTTCGCGGCCGCCGGTGCGATCGTCGTCGACAACTCGTCGGCGTGGCGCAAGGACCCCGAGGTCCCGCTCGTCGTGAGCGAGGTCAACCCGGAGCAGGTGAAGAACCCGCCGAAGGGCATCATCGCCAACCCGAACTGCACCACGATGGCCGCGATGCCGGTGCTCAAGGCACTGCACGACGAGGCCGGACTCCAGCGTCTGATCGTGTCGAGCTACCAGGCTGTCTCCGGTAGCGGCCTGGCGGGCGTCGAGGAACTGGTCGGCCAGGTGCGCGCAGTCGCCGACGAGGCCGACAAGCTCGTCCACGCGGGCGACGCCGTCGACTTCCCGGCCCCGAACAAGTACGTCGCGCCCATCGCGTTCAACGTCGTCCCGCTTGCCGGGTCGATCGTCGAGGACGGCTCGGGCGAGACCGACGAGGACCAGAAGCTGCGCAACGAGTCGCGCAAGATTCTCGGCCTGCCGGACCTGCTCGTCTCGGGTACGTGCGTGCGCGTTCCCGTCGTGACCGGACACTCGCTGTCGATCAACGCCGAGTTCGAGCGGCCGCTGTCGGTCGAGCGTGCGCAGGAGCTGCTCGCGAATGCTCCGGGCGTCCGCCTCGTCGACGTGCCGACCCCGCTCGCCGCTGCCGGCGACGACGTCTCGCTGGTGGGCCGTATCCGCCAGGACCCGGGTGCTCCGGAGGGCCGCGGTCTCGCGCTCTTCGTCTCGGGCGACAACCTGCGCAAGGGCGCCGCGCTGAACACCATCCAGATCGCGGAGCTGCTCGTCTAG
- a CDS encoding flavin-containing monooxygenase, which yields MSLALLPDHVHTLVVGAGFGGIGMTATLLRENPDADVLVLERGDDVGGTWRVNTYPGAACDVPSALYSFSFAPEPDWSRAHGTQEEIYAYLRRVAREQGVTDRTMFGCELREAQWDAERAVWRISTSRGDLTADVLVAATGALSTPTYPKVPGLELFRGKKFHSAEWDHDHDLTGERVAVIGTGASAIQFVPAIVDRVDHLTLFQRTASWVMPKHDHVIARSVRTLYRRFPLAQKLMRGFVYGQKEIYVVGMTKPFARQYLLPLFEVRARQVLRKNVRDPELRKRLTPDFAITCKRILLSNDWFPAITRPKVDVVSSGLTAVTENGVVDDKGTEYPVDTIIFGTGFTPTEPPVAHHIRGGDGRTLAETWDGSPSAYLGIAVPGFPNLFLMYGPNTNLGHSSIVYMLESQANYISDALRTMERRGVAAVEVRDEAVRRYTADLDPALNNTVWNQGGCSSWYIDEKGRNSVMWPTFTWQYRARTKQFDPESYTEHRATAGANA from the coding sequence ATGAGTCTCGCACTGCTTCCCGATCACGTGCACACGCTCGTCGTCGGCGCGGGCTTCGGCGGCATCGGTATGACCGCAACGCTGTTGCGTGAGAACCCCGACGCCGACGTCCTCGTCCTCGAGCGCGGTGACGACGTCGGCGGAACCTGGCGTGTGAACACCTATCCCGGTGCCGCATGCGATGTTCCGAGCGCGCTGTACTCGTTCTCCTTCGCGCCCGAACCCGACTGGTCGCGAGCGCACGGCACCCAGGAGGAGATCTACGCCTACCTCCGCCGCGTCGCACGTGAGCAGGGCGTGACCGACCGGACCATGTTCGGGTGCGAACTGCGCGAGGCCCAGTGGGACGCCGAGCGCGCCGTGTGGCGGATCTCCACGTCCCGCGGTGACCTGACGGCCGACGTGCTCGTCGCCGCCACCGGCGCCCTCTCCACGCCCACCTACCCGAAGGTTCCCGGACTGGAGTTGTTCCGCGGCAAGAAGTTCCACTCGGCCGAATGGGATCACGACCACGACCTCACGGGTGAGCGCGTCGCCGTCATCGGTACCGGCGCCTCGGCCATCCAGTTCGTGCCGGCGATCGTCGACCGCGTCGACCATCTCACCCTGTTCCAGCGCACCGCCTCCTGGGTGATGCCCAAGCACGACCACGTCATCGCGCGGTCGGTCCGCACGCTCTATCGTCGATTCCCCCTGGCCCAGAAGCTCATGCGCGGATTCGTGTACGGACAGAAGGAGATCTACGTCGTCGGTATGACGAAGCCCTTCGCCCGCCAGTACCTCCTGCCGCTGTTCGAGGTCCGGGCACGCCAGGTGCTGCGCAAGAACGTGCGCGATCCCGAGCTGCGCAAGCGTCTGACCCCCGATTTTGCGATCACGTGCAAGCGGATCCTGTTGTCCAACGACTGGTTCCCGGCCATCACCCGGCCGAAGGTGGACGTGGTGTCCTCCGGTCTGACCGCGGTCACCGAGAACGGTGTCGTCGACGACAAGGGCACCGAGTACCCGGTCGACACCATCATCTTCGGCACCGGCTTCACGCCTACGGAACCGCCTGTCGCGCACCACATCCGTGGTGGCGACGGTCGCACCCTCGCCGAGACGTGGGACGGCAGTCCCTCGGCCTATCTCGGCATCGCCGTGCCCGGTTTCCCCAACCTGTTCCTCATGTACGGCCCCAACACCAATCTCGGCCACAGCTCGATCGTGTACATGCTCGAATCCCAGGCCAACTACATCTCCGACGCGCTGCGCACGATGGAGCGTCGCGGAGTCGCGGCCGTGGAGGTGCGCGACGAGGCAGTGCGCCGCTACACCGCCGATCTCGACCCGGCGCTGAACAACACGGTCTGGAACCAGGGTGGTTGCAGCAGCTGGTACATCGACGAGAAGGGCCGCAACTCCGTGATGTGGCCGACCTTCACGTGGCAGTACCGGGCGCGGACCAAGCAGTTCGACCCGGAGAGCTACACAGAGCACCGAGCGACCGCAGGAGCGAACGCATGA
- a CDS encoding acetoacetate decarboxylase family protein — protein MPESEDERTDYPVSPPPPWPAAVRATLWWHRSTPEAAQYGPTGATLPITLAMMVDYLDSPVGPYREVLASPVLRRGLIPAMAVPFIAVDSEPSVHGGREHWKLPKVLAKFDGDVLGDFSATGARWSVATSAAPKGPELPIAGGLTFAQPIPGGAVERATARLRGKFRYARVTVAAEGPTLSRWLRPGTHHGIVITSGRMSTGASRVVSRV, from the coding sequence GTGCCTGAGAGCGAGGACGAACGCACCGACTATCCGGTCTCGCCGCCACCGCCCTGGCCGGCCGCCGTGCGGGCCACCCTCTGGTGGCATCGCAGCACCCCGGAGGCCGCCCAGTACGGGCCGACCGGCGCGACCCTGCCCATCACGCTCGCGATGATGGTCGACTACCTCGATTCGCCCGTCGGGCCGTACCGCGAGGTGCTGGCCAGCCCGGTGCTGCGTCGCGGCCTGATCCCGGCGATGGCGGTGCCGTTCATCGCCGTCGACTCCGAGCCGTCGGTACACGGTGGTCGCGAGCACTGGAAGCTGCCGAAGGTGCTCGCGAAGTTCGACGGCGACGTCCTCGGCGACTTCTCCGCGACCGGCGCCCGATGGAGCGTGGCCACCTCGGCCGCGCCGAAGGGCCCGGAACTGCCGATCGCGGGTGGGTTGACCTTCGCCCAGCCGATCCCCGGTGGCGCCGTCGAGCGCGCCACGGCCCGGCTGCGGGGGAAGTTCCGCTACGCGCGGGTGACCGTCGCGGCAGAGGGACCGACGCTGAGCCGCTGGCTGCGTCCGGGCACCCATCACGGCATCGTCATCACCTCCGGACGGATGTCCACGGGAGCGTCGCGAGTCGTGTCGCGGGTGTAG
- a CDS encoding Fur family transcriptional regulator, whose amino-acid sequence MQQGHEHHFDPKEQLRSVGLRVTAPRVAVLRTVAEHPHSDADGIAAHVRDELGSVSTQAVYDVLKACVGNGLLRRIEPAGSPARYETRIGDNHHHLVCRACGTVVDIDCVVGAAPCLTPSDDHGFVIDEAEVTFWGLCPDCRAD is encoded by the coding sequence ATGCAACAAGGACACGAGCATCACTTCGACCCCAAGGAGCAACTGCGCTCCGTGGGTCTGCGGGTGACCGCTCCCCGCGTTGCCGTACTGAGAACCGTTGCCGAGCATCCGCATTCCGATGCGGACGGAATCGCCGCCCACGTGCGCGACGAACTCGGCTCGGTGTCGACGCAGGCCGTGTACGACGTACTCAAGGCATGCGTGGGGAACGGGTTGCTCCGCCGGATCGAACCGGCCGGATCACCCGCACGGTACGAGACCCGCATCGGCGACAACCACCACCACCTCGTGTGCCGCGCGTGCGGCACGGTCGTCGACATCGACTGCGTCGTCGGGGCCGCGCCCTGCCTGACGCCGTCCGACGACCACGGCTTCGTCATCGACGAAGCAGAGGTCACCTTCTGGGGCCTGTGCCCCGATTGCCGCGCCGACTAG
- a CDS encoding catalase, which translates to MTNARYTTNNVGIPVASDNESLTAGTQGPILLHDHYLLEKLAHFNRERVPERVVHAKGGGAFGELVVTEDVSAYTKAKLFQPGAKTEMLARFSTVAGEQGSPDTWRDPRGFALKFYTEDGNYDLVGNNTPIFFIKDPIKFPDFIHSQKRLPGSGLRDHTMQWDFWTLRPETAHQVTWLMGDRGLPRTWRHMDGFGSHTYQWINADGERFWVKYHFKTDQGIEFLTQDEADRLAGSDPDYHRADLYKAIEGGEFPSWTLHVQIMPVAEAENYRFNPFDLTKVWSQKDYPLIKVGTMTLNRNPRNFFAEIEQAAFAPSNVVPGIGFSPDKMLLGRVFSYADAHRYRIGVNHAQLPVNSAKAARVDSYSKEGNMAYSFNDPQTPVYAPNSFGGPHADPERAGDEGLWNFGTEAVRAGYVQHPEDDDFGQAGTLVRDVMDDAARERLVGNIVGHVLGGTSEALYERIFEYWRDVDEELGKRVEAGVRAGV; encoded by the coding sequence ATGACGAATGCCCGTTACACCACGAACAACGTCGGTATCCCCGTCGCCAGCGACAACGAGTCGCTGACCGCCGGTACCCAGGGCCCGATCCTGCTCCACGACCACTACCTGCTCGAGAAGCTCGCACATTTCAACCGCGAGCGGGTGCCCGAGCGCGTCGTGCACGCCAAGGGCGGCGGCGCGTTCGGCGAACTCGTCGTCACCGAGGACGTCTCCGCCTACACGAAGGCGAAGCTGTTCCAACCGGGTGCGAAAACCGAGATGCTGGCACGTTTCTCGACGGTCGCCGGTGAGCAGGGCAGCCCCGACACCTGGCGCGACCCGCGCGGTTTCGCCCTGAAGTTCTACACCGAGGATGGGAACTACGACCTCGTCGGCAACAACACGCCGATCTTCTTCATCAAGGACCCGATCAAGTTCCCCGACTTCATCCACTCGCAGAAGCGTCTGCCCGGCTCCGGCCTGCGCGACCACACCATGCAGTGGGACTTCTGGACCCTGCGTCCCGAGACCGCACACCAGGTCACCTGGTTGATGGGCGACCGTGGCCTGCCGCGCACGTGGCGCCACATGGACGGTTTCGGTTCGCACACCTACCAGTGGATCAACGCCGACGGTGAGCGCTTCTGGGTGAAGTACCACTTCAAGACCGACCAGGGCATCGAGTTCCTCACCCAGGACGAGGCCGACCGTCTCGCCGGCTCGGATCCCGACTACCACCGCGCCGACCTCTACAAGGCGATCGAGGGCGGCGAGTTCCCGAGCTGGACGCTCCACGTGCAGATCATGCCGGTCGCGGAGGCGGAGAACTACCGGTTCAACCCGTTCGACCTGACCAAGGTGTGGTCGCAGAAGGACTACCCGCTGATCAAGGTCGGCACCATGACCCTGAACCGCAACCCGCGCAACTTCTTCGCGGAGATCGAGCAGGCCGCGTTCGCCCCGTCGAACGTCGTGCCGGGCATCGGTTTCTCGCCCGACAAGATGCTGCTCGGCCGCGTGTTCTCCTACGCCGACGCCCACCGCTACCGCATCGGCGTCAACCACGCACAGCTGCCGGTGAACTCCGCGAAGGCCGCCCGTGTCGACTCCTACAGCAAGGAGGGCAACATGGCCTACAGCTTCAACGACCCGCAGACTCCGGTCTACGCACCGAACAGCTTCGGCGGTCCGCACGCCGATCCCGAGCGGGCCGGCGACGAAGGTCTGTGGAACTTCGGAACCGAGGCCGTGCGCGCGGGATACGTGCAGCACCCCGAGGACGACGACTTCGGTCAGGCGGGCACGCTCGTCCGCGACGTGATGGACGACGCGGCGCGTGAACGCCTCGTGGGCAACATCGTCGGGCACGTCCTCGGTGGTACCTCGGAGGCGCTCTACGAGCGGATCTTCGAGTACTGGCGCGATGTCGACGAGGAACTCGGCAAGCGGGTCGAGGCGGGCGTGCGCGCCGGGGTCTGA